The Zootoca vivipara chromosome 16, rZooViv1.1, whole genome shotgun sequence genome has a segment encoding these proteins:
- the GNE gene encoding bifunctional UDP-N-acetylglucosamine 2-epimerase/N-acetylmannosamine kinase isoform X2 produces MTFEGGRASSREWNSGAHQSISQGKPRVASPAKAGGGRPEAEILYRMGSNVRLRREQQIPLGPHELYFTNLSKQKQKRVMEKNGNNRKLRVCVATCNRADYSKLAPIMFGIKTEPQFFELDVVVLGSHLIDDYGNTYRMIEQDDFDIHTRLHTIVRGEDEAAMVESVGLALVKLPDVLNRLKPDIMIVHGDRFDALALATSAALMNIRILHIEGGEVSGTIDDSIRHAITKLAHYHVCCTRSAEQHLISMCEDHDRILLAGCPSYDKLLSAKNKDYMSIILMWLGEDVKPKDYIIALQHPVTTDIKHSIKMFELTLDALISFNKRTLVLFPNIDAGSKEMVRVMRKKGVEHHPNFRAVKHVPFDQFIQLVAHAGCMIGNSSCGVREVGAFGTPVINLGTRQIGRETGENVLHVRDADTQDKILQALHLQFGKQYPCSKIYGDGNAVPRILKFLKSIDLQEPLQKKFCFPSVKENISQDIDHILETQSALAVDLGGTNLRVAIVSMKGEIVKKYTQLNPKTYEDRIQLILKMCVEAASEAVNLNCRILGVGISTGGRVNPREGVVLHSTKLIQEWNTVDLRTPISDVLHLPVWVDNDGNCAALAERKFGQGKGVENFVTLITGTGIGGGIIHQNELIHGSSFCAAELGHIVVSLDGPECLCGSHGCIEAYASGIALQREAKKLHDEDLLLTGGMSVMKEEAVTAAHLIQAAKLGNTKADHIVKTAGRALGLGIVNILHTINPSLVILSGILASHYINTVKDVIHQQALFSVQNVKVVVSELSDPALLGAASMVLDYTTRRIY; encoded by the exons ATGACTTTCGAAGGGGGCAGGGCTTCAAGTAGAGAATGGAATTCAGGTGCCCATCAGAGCATCTCCCAGGGAAAGCCAAGAGTTGCTTCGCCCGCTAAAGCAGGAGGAGGACGCCCAGAAGCTGAGATTCTCTACAGGATGGGGAGCAACGTGCGCCTTCGCCGGGAGCAGCAGATCCCCCTCGGTCCCCAT GAACTATATTTCACGAACCTTtctaaacagaaacaaaagcgAGTGATGGAGAAGAATGGGAACAACCGGAAACTTCGGGTTTGTGTTGCTACCTGCAACAGGGCTGATTATTCCAAATTGGCCCCAATCATGTTTGGCATTAAAACAGAGCCACAGTTCTTTGAGCTGGATGTTGTGGTTTTGGGCTCCCATCTGATTGATGACTATGG tAACACTTACCGTATGATTGAACAGGACGACTTTGACATCCACACTAGGTTACACACAATAGTGAGAGGAGAAGATGAGGCAGCCATGGTGGAGTCTGTAGGCCTTGCCTTGGTCAAGCTGCCAGATGTCCTCAATCGTCTGAAGCCTGACATAATGATAGTCCATGGAGACAGGTTTGATGCTTTAGCATTAGCAACATCTGCAGCCTTAATGAACATTCGAATTCTTCATATTGAAGGCGGAGAAGTCAGCGGTACTATAGATGACTCCATCAGACATGCCATAACCAAACTGGCTCATTACCATGTGTGTTGCACAAGAAGTGCAGAGCAGCATTTGATATCTATGTGTGAAGACCACGACCGTATCCTCTTGGCAGGCTGCCCTTCATATGATAAGTTGCTATCTGCCAAAAACAAGGACTACATGAGCATTATCCTCATGTGGTTAG GTGAAGATGTAAAACCAAAGGATTATATAATTGCTTTACAGCACCCAGTGACCACAGACATTAAACATTCCATAAAGATGTTTGAATTGACTTTGGATGCCTTAATCTCTTTTAACAAGAGGACATTGGTTTTATTTCCAAATATTGATGCAG GAAGCAAAGAAATGGTTCGGGTAATGAGGAAGAAGGGTGTTGAACACCACCCCAATTTTCGAGCAGTAAAGCATGTTCCATTTGACCAGTTCATTCAGCTGGTGGCTCATGCTGGCTGTATGATTGGAAACAGCAGCTGTGGTGTGCGAGAGGTTGGGGCATTTGGTACTCCTGTCATCAATCTTGGGACACGCCAGATAGGAAGAGAAACAG GTGAAAATGTCCTTCACGTTCGTGATGCTGACACCCAGGACAAAATACTGCAAGCTCTGCACCTCCAGTTTGGGAAACAATATCCTTG TTCAAAGATATATGGAGATGGGAATGCTGTTCCAAGAATCCTAAAGTTTCTTAAGTCTATTGATCTTCAAGAACCCCTTCAGAAGAAATTCTGCTTCCCTTCTGTAAAGGAAAACATCTCTCAAGATATTGACCATATCCTTGAGACCCAGAGTGCTCTGGCAGTGGATCTGGGTGGAACAAACCTCCGAGTAGCAATTGTCAGCATGAAG GGTGAAATAGTTAAGAAATATACCCAGCTGAATCCAAAAACTTATGAGGACAGAATACAATTGATCCTTAAGATGTGTGTAGAGGCAGCCTCAGAAGCAGTAAATCTGAACTGCAGAATTCTGGGTGTGG GTATTTCTACAGGTGGACGAGTAAATCCCCGAGAAGGCGTTGTTCTTCATTCCACAAAACTTATTCAGGAGTGGAATACTGTTGATCTGCGGACTCCGATATCGGATGTGCTTCACTTGCCAGTGTGGGTAGACAATGACGGTAACTGTGCAGCTCTGGCAGAGAGAAAATTTGGGCAAGGAAAAGGAGTGGAAAACTTTGTAACCCTCATCACTGGTACAG GTATTGGCGGCGGAATCATTCATCAGAATGAATTGATCCATGGAAGTTCTTTTTGTGCTGCTGAGCTTGGGCACATTGTAGTCTCTTTAGATGGACCCGAGTGCCTCTGTGGGAGCCATGGATGTATTGAAGCGTATGCTTCTGGAATAGCCTTGCAGAGAGAAGCTAAGAAGTTGCACGATG AGGATTTATTGTTAACTGGGGGGATGTCTGTAATGAAGGAAGAGGCAGTAACTGCTGCACATCTCATTCAGGCAGCCAAACTAGGAAATACAAAAGCTGACCATATTGTCAAAACAG
- the GNE gene encoding bifunctional UDP-N-acetylglucosamine 2-epimerase/N-acetylmannosamine kinase isoform X1, protein MTFEGGRASSREWNSGAHQSISQGKPRVASPAKAGGGRPEAEILYRMGSNVRLRREQQIPLGPHELYFTNLSKQKQKRVMEKNGNNRKLRVCVATCNRADYSKLAPIMFGIKTEPQFFELDVVVLGSHLIDDYGNTYRMIEQDDFDIHTRLHTIVRGEDEAAMVESVGLALVKLPDVLNRLKPDIMIVHGDRFDALALATSAALMNIRILHIEGGEVSGTIDDSIRHAITKLAHYHVCCTRSAEQHLISMCEDHDRILLAGCPSYDKLLSAKNKDYMSIILMWLGEDVKPKDYIIALQHPVTTDIKHSIKMFELTLDALISFNKRTLVLFPNIDAGSKEMVRVMRKKGVEHHPNFRAVKHVPFDQFIQLVAHAGCMIGNSSCGVREVGAFGTPVINLGTRQIGRETGENVLHVRDADTQDKILQALHLQFGKQYPCSKIYGDGNAVPRILKFLKSIDLQEPLQKKFCFPSVKENISQDIDHILETQSALAVDLGGTNLRVAIVSMKGEIVKKYTQLNPKTYEDRIQLILKMCVEAASEAVNLNCRILGVGISTGGRVNPREGVVLHSTKLIQEWNTVDLRTPISDVLHLPVWVDNDGNCAALAERKFGQGKGVENFVTLITGTGIGGGIIHQNELIHGSSFCAAELGHIVVSLDGPECLCGSHGCIEAYASGIALQREAKKLHDAEDLLLTGGMSVMKEEAVTAAHLIQAAKLGNTKADHIVKTAGRALGLGIVNILHTINPSLVILSGILASHYINTVKDVIHQQALFSVQNVKVVVSELSDPALLGAASMVLDYTTRRIY, encoded by the exons ATGACTTTCGAAGGGGGCAGGGCTTCAAGTAGAGAATGGAATTCAGGTGCCCATCAGAGCATCTCCCAGGGAAAGCCAAGAGTTGCTTCGCCCGCTAAAGCAGGAGGAGGACGCCCAGAAGCTGAGATTCTCTACAGGATGGGGAGCAACGTGCGCCTTCGCCGGGAGCAGCAGATCCCCCTCGGTCCCCAT GAACTATATTTCACGAACCTTtctaaacagaaacaaaagcgAGTGATGGAGAAGAATGGGAACAACCGGAAACTTCGGGTTTGTGTTGCTACCTGCAACAGGGCTGATTATTCCAAATTGGCCCCAATCATGTTTGGCATTAAAACAGAGCCACAGTTCTTTGAGCTGGATGTTGTGGTTTTGGGCTCCCATCTGATTGATGACTATGG tAACACTTACCGTATGATTGAACAGGACGACTTTGACATCCACACTAGGTTACACACAATAGTGAGAGGAGAAGATGAGGCAGCCATGGTGGAGTCTGTAGGCCTTGCCTTGGTCAAGCTGCCAGATGTCCTCAATCGTCTGAAGCCTGACATAATGATAGTCCATGGAGACAGGTTTGATGCTTTAGCATTAGCAACATCTGCAGCCTTAATGAACATTCGAATTCTTCATATTGAAGGCGGAGAAGTCAGCGGTACTATAGATGACTCCATCAGACATGCCATAACCAAACTGGCTCATTACCATGTGTGTTGCACAAGAAGTGCAGAGCAGCATTTGATATCTATGTGTGAAGACCACGACCGTATCCTCTTGGCAGGCTGCCCTTCATATGATAAGTTGCTATCTGCCAAAAACAAGGACTACATGAGCATTATCCTCATGTGGTTAG GTGAAGATGTAAAACCAAAGGATTATATAATTGCTTTACAGCACCCAGTGACCACAGACATTAAACATTCCATAAAGATGTTTGAATTGACTTTGGATGCCTTAATCTCTTTTAACAAGAGGACATTGGTTTTATTTCCAAATATTGATGCAG GAAGCAAAGAAATGGTTCGGGTAATGAGGAAGAAGGGTGTTGAACACCACCCCAATTTTCGAGCAGTAAAGCATGTTCCATTTGACCAGTTCATTCAGCTGGTGGCTCATGCTGGCTGTATGATTGGAAACAGCAGCTGTGGTGTGCGAGAGGTTGGGGCATTTGGTACTCCTGTCATCAATCTTGGGACACGCCAGATAGGAAGAGAAACAG GTGAAAATGTCCTTCACGTTCGTGATGCTGACACCCAGGACAAAATACTGCAAGCTCTGCACCTCCAGTTTGGGAAACAATATCCTTG TTCAAAGATATATGGAGATGGGAATGCTGTTCCAAGAATCCTAAAGTTTCTTAAGTCTATTGATCTTCAAGAACCCCTTCAGAAGAAATTCTGCTTCCCTTCTGTAAAGGAAAACATCTCTCAAGATATTGACCATATCCTTGAGACCCAGAGTGCTCTGGCAGTGGATCTGGGTGGAACAAACCTCCGAGTAGCAATTGTCAGCATGAAG GGTGAAATAGTTAAGAAATATACCCAGCTGAATCCAAAAACTTATGAGGACAGAATACAATTGATCCTTAAGATGTGTGTAGAGGCAGCCTCAGAAGCAGTAAATCTGAACTGCAGAATTCTGGGTGTGG GTATTTCTACAGGTGGACGAGTAAATCCCCGAGAAGGCGTTGTTCTTCATTCCACAAAACTTATTCAGGAGTGGAATACTGTTGATCTGCGGACTCCGATATCGGATGTGCTTCACTTGCCAGTGTGGGTAGACAATGACGGTAACTGTGCAGCTCTGGCAGAGAGAAAATTTGGGCAAGGAAAAGGAGTGGAAAACTTTGTAACCCTCATCACTGGTACAG GTATTGGCGGCGGAATCATTCATCAGAATGAATTGATCCATGGAAGTTCTTTTTGTGCTGCTGAGCTTGGGCACATTGTAGTCTCTTTAGATGGACCCGAGTGCCTCTGTGGGAGCCATGGATGTATTGAAGCGTATGCTTCTGGAATAGCCTTGCAGAGAGAAGCTAAGAAGTTGCACGATG CAGAGGATTTATTGTTAACTGGGGGGATGTCTGTAATGAAGGAAGAGGCAGTAACTGCTGCACATCTCATTCAGGCAGCCAAACTAGGAAATACAAAAGCTGACCATATTGTCAAAACAG